From a single Deltaproteobacteria bacterium genomic region:
- a CDS encoding SDR family oxidoreductase, producing the protein MSQFAGKVVLVTGGNAGIGRATARQFAKLGAQVVVSGRRETEGHAVIAEIEELGGKAIFVKTDVSKESDVKAMVERTLATFGRLDCAFNNAGIEQALTPLPDQTEETYDQIMDVNVKGVWLSLKHEIPAMLQNGGGAIVNNSSVAGLIGFATAPIYAASKHAVAGLTKSVALEYAKQNVRVNAVAPGAIETRMFRDFATAPEVRQMLESAHPIGRIGRPEEIASTVIWLCSNDASFVTGQIFPIDGGYTAQ; encoded by the coding sequence ATGAGTCAGTTTGCAGGCAAAGTCGTTTTGGTCACTGGAGGCAATGCTGGGATTGGCCGTGCGACCGCGCGGCAGTTTGCGAAACTTGGCGCGCAGGTCGTCGTCAGCGGACGTCGCGAGACAGAAGGCCATGCAGTCATCGCCGAGATCGAAGAGCTGGGCGGCAAAGCGATTTTCGTCAAAACCGACGTCTCGAAAGAGAGCGACGTCAAGGCGATGGTTGAACGGACGCTGGCGACATTCGGCAGGCTCGATTGCGCCTTCAACAACGCCGGCATCGAGCAGGCGCTGACTCCGCTGCCTGATCAGACCGAAGAGACTTACGACCAGATCATGGACGTCAACGTCAAAGGCGTTTGGCTTTCGCTCAAGCACGAAATTCCGGCGATGCTACAGAACGGCGGCGGTGCAATCGTCAACAACTCTTCAGTCGCAGGACTGATCGGCTTTGCAACGGCTCCAATCTACGCTGCCAGCAAACACGCCGTCGCGGGGTTGACCAAATCGGTCGCGCTCGAATACGCCAAACAGAACGTTCGAGTCAATGCCGTCGCTCCGGGGGCGATCGAGACCCGAATGTTTCGCGACTTTGCGACTGCACCTGAGGTAAGGCAGATGCTGGAGTCCGCACATCCCATCGGGCGCATCGGCCGGCCGGAAGAGATCGCCAGCACCGTCATCTGGCTCTGTTCCAACGACGCCTCGTTCGTTACCGGCCAGATATTCCCGATTGACGGAGGGTATACTGCTCAGTAG